DNA sequence from the Colletotrichum destructivum chromosome 9, complete sequence genome:
CTATTACATCTTATCTTTAAAGACCTTTTCCACGAACTCGACTTTTATGATCCTTGTTTTTATTCTATTTGACCTCCTCGATGACACATCTACTCACTCCCTCAGCAAAGCCTCGGCGAgcctcttccccctctcgccgccaaggtagatgtcgtcctcgacgctcTCCAGCCCCATGTCGACCGCCTCTTTATACCCCCTGACGaccatgtcctcgtcgaccctCAGCCCATTCTCGACCAGCGCCAGGATGACGCTGCGTATCCGCGCGACCTCGCGCATGGTCTCGTGATCGATCCGGTCATTCTGGCTCGAGTACACGTTGGCGCTTACGCTCTCCTCCATGCGGTTAAGCCCCACGCTCTCAGACACATCACTCTCGACGTGCTTGCTGATCCAGATGAAGCCGTTGACACCGAGCGTGACGTGCACCTTGCTCGCGCCGCGTGCCGCGTCCATGACCCACTGCTGCCTCTTGGCCCGcacaacgccgccaccgccgccggtgcccgtaacggcgacgaagacgccaTTGCGCAGCTTGCCGTATTTGAGGGACCGCGTATGCAAGCTGGCCGCGCCGTCTTGGTGCAGCTGCTGGACCTCGGCCACCACcaggtcgccctcggcgaaAAAGGACCTGATTTGCAGCTCGTCCGTGTCGGTGCGCTTGCGGAGGATACCGCCGGGCAGGTTGATGGCGGAAATCTGGAGGATGGCGAGCTGCGACgagccgacgtcgacgcgccAGCGCTTCGCTTGGACTTCCACgatgcggccgacgacgaggtcacCAATCTCGGGGGTATAGCGGGCGCGGAGAGGGCGAACGGAGAGGAGTTTGTTAGTGCGggtgacggtgccggcgaccGAGGAGACGAtttccgtcgtcgtcggggttATATAGGTTCCGTGTCCTCTGTTTTCGCCCTGTCAGCAGTG
Encoded proteins:
- a CDS encoding Putative exosome complex RNA-binding protein 1/RRP40/RRP4, whose amino-acid sequence is MPITILAPRGTSSHHKPARYTAAADSDSDSDGGADIEGDIPMRPAKRARGDNYDIVTPGEIITDDPQWMRGHGTYITPTTTEIVSSVAGTVTRTNKLLSVRPLRARYTPEIGDLVVGRIVEVQAKRWRVDVGSSQLAILQISAINLPGGILRKRTDTDELQIRSFFAEGDLVVAEVQQLHQDGAASLHTRSLKYGKLRNGVFVAVTGTGGGGGVVRAKRQQWVMDAARGASKVHVTLGVNGFIWISKHVESDVSESVGLNRMEESVSANVYSSQNDRIDHETMREVARIRSVILALVENGLRVDEDMVVRGYKEAVDMGLESVEDDIYLGGERGKRLAEALLRE